The genomic segment CTGCTTCTCGACCAGCCGAATAAATGCTGCCAGAGCATCTTCACCGGCACCAAAACGCGGATCGAAATTCAACGAATCTGCGACACAGCGCTCGAGTACATCTTTAGCAATACTTTGCGGCTTGCCCATGCTCAGCGTCGCCAGCTGGCATTCACAGGCACGGTTCACCAGCCACATCAGCGAAAAAGCCTGGGCCAGGGTATGGCCAATAATCACCGGGCCGTGGTTTTTCAGCATCAAGACCGGTTTGTCGCCAGCACTGGCCAAAATGCGATTGCCTTCATCGGCGTGCACGGTAATCCCTTCAAAGTCATGCCAGGCGACCTTGCCGTACAGCTGGGCCGAATAAAAATTACTGTAAGACAGGCCATCTTCAAGACAACACACCGCCAGTGTTGGCGTAGTGTGAACATGCATCACGCAATGACCGTCGGCGACCTGGGCATGAATGGCACCGTGGAAGGTGAAACCGGCCGGATTAATGGGCCAGTCGGAATGACCCATTAACGTGCCGTTGATATCCACTTTCACCAGATTCGAGGCCGTCACCTCGCTGTAATGCAGCCCAAACGGATTAATCAGAAAATATTCAGTGCCGGGAATACGCAGCGAAATATGGTTGTAGATGCCTTCATCCCAGCCCATATAAGCGAACACCCGATAGGTACCTGCCAGCTTGACACGCGCTTGCCATTCTTCTGCACTGAAACGGGTTGGCTTGTTGAAATTGTTTTGGTCACGGATCAAGGCGTCATTCTGCACATCAGTCATGGTGTTACCCCGGTGTAGAGGAGAGGTTATTTTCGTTAGCATGTTAATTATTGACATCAAGGGCGGGTAGACTGATCTTTATGGAAGGGGTTATAGGTAAAGCTGATAGCCTTGTGTTGGCAGTCTGTGCCAGTACTCAGATATGGATGGATCACAAGCGTGAATACCCGACAATTGCTGTATTTGATCACCTGCGCCCGCACCGGCTCCATCGCGGCGGCGGCTCGTGAACTGGATATCGCCCAGCCCAGCATCAGCCAGCAACTGGCCGCGCTGGAACATGAATTAAAAACCCGACTGCTGGAACGCGACCACAAAGGCGTGCGGTTAACAGCGGCAGGACAACGGTTTTTGCCAGTTGCCAGCACGGCCTTGCAACAGCTGGAGGGTGCCAAGGTTGCCTTGCAGGAGTCTGCCGCCGACCCGTTTGGTCGCGTGGTGATTGGTATGACACAACCCACGGGGAACGCCCTGGCAATCCCGTTGTTTGCCGACATTAACCGGCGCTATCCAGGGATAGAACTGGATTTGTACACCGGTTTGTCCAGCCGCTTGTATGAGCAGTTGCGCAAAGGCGAAGTGGACTTGCTGGTGTGCCCGGAAGATGCCAGCTCGCACATGGGTATGGTCAGCGAACCACTACTGACCGAACGCTTGTTTCTGGCGGTGAGCACCCGAGCGGATGGTGATTATGCCCAGCTGGCCAGTCGCGACAGCCTCCGTTTCAGTGAACTGGCCAACTACCAGGTGATGTACACCAGCGAACAGGATTCTTTGGGCTTTAGAGTCGCACAGTATGAGAAACTAACGGGTGTTCGTCTGCAGCGGCAGATACCTTTCGGTCAGCTACTGACCAGCATGCGCTACGTGGCGGAAGGCTACGGTTTGATGATTTGCTCGACGACGGCAGCTTACCCGCAAGTGCGTCAGGGAGAGGTGAAACTGCTCCCGGTGATCGAGCCGGACATGACTCGCCAGATGAACCTGGTATACCTGCACGAATACAAGCAAAACGCCGCGTTTATACGAGTGGTCGAAGCGATCCGGCAGCAGTGCCAGCAGTTGGTGGACGACGGCACCTGGGTAACGACCGAGGCGCCGCGTTAGCGTGAAACCAGGCCGATAGCATACGTTTGATGTCAGCCTGTTGCTGTTTGGTGATGGGAATCACCCGGTAAAAGGAATAGCGGCGTGAGGTACAGCAGCGGTGCGTAGCCAATATCGTCAAACGCCACTACTTTGCCAAGCACCTTACCAAGCAGAGTCGAGTGGTTGCCACCATCGATACGCTGGTCGTTTTTGTACTGAAAACGGGCGGCACATATGATCGGTGATAGACCAGAACAGGTTGCGCCAGGCGACCACCTCGCCCAGTTCGGCACCCACATTACGGAAATCGATTTAACAATCGCGTGGTTCAAATACAGACAGTTTTCCTGAATACGCTGGTACCAGGTACGGGCGTTATCGGCAAAGTCACCATAAAACTCCGGGTTGGCACCCAGAACATCCCCAAAGGCGGCTTTATAGTCGGCAGTACGACCCATCCAGCCATAACTCATACGCGCCCATTCCGCGATGGCATCCCGCTGTTCCAACAATTCCTGTGGTGAGCGGGCGTAACGGAAAAATTTGTGCGTATAACCGCCATTGCCGGTATCCGTCGCCCAGCACAGTTTGTCTTTGGTTTCCTCAGCGTGCAAAGCATCGTACATGGCGGCAACCGACGCAGCGGCATTCTTGAAGGCCGGGTGCGCGGTGACATTCTCGACCCGCTCACCGGCGTAATACACCTCACGGCCATCGTTCAGGCTGGCAAGAAACTCCGCACCATTAAACGGGCGTCCGGTTTGCTGGATCAGACGCAACAGCACATAACTGATCATCGCCATTAAAACCTGCAATTTGACGGCGTTTTCTGACGTACCATAGAACTGTTTGATCTTGAGATTCTGCTTGATCCACTTGAAAAACAATTCAATCTGCCAGCGCTGTTTGTACAAATCCGCAATCGCCAGAGCGCTGCGTTTCAGGTCATTGGTGATGAAGACCAGCTCCTTGTCATCCTGCTGACGATGAAACACGACTCGCCTCAAGGTGCGGCCTTTCAGATACGATCGGGTCTCGATTTTTTCATCGCTCACCACCCCCACGCCTGTTGGCGGCAGAGACTTTGTGACCTTGTAATTCATATCTTTCTTCATCCTGCCCACAAACAGACAGCCCTCATTCACGAGTTTTCGAGCCATGCCCCACCGTTATAAGCACGCTCAAATACGTAAATAGTCCCTTTAAAAACAGAGAGTTGAGAGATGGCGCGGCCATCATTGACCCTGAGTGATGACTTCTCGACGGCCTTTCTGTCTGGCCAAGCGGGACAGCAAGCGAAAGAACAGCACGTAATACACCCGCGTGGAGCGCTTTTGATTGGCATCGGCCAGTGTGCTTTTGCGGACGGGCTTCAGGCTCAGGTGGTACAGACGGCAGGATTGAACATCGAGCTGTTCAACCAGCCTTCGCAGAGAGGAAGCACCACTCAGCTGACCCACCAGCAAGGCCACAAATTGCCCCCAGCATGACAAGGTTCGTGTGCGTTTGTCGGCTTGGTATTGATCGACGGTTTTCTGAAATTGATGACGAGGGATGACGTTGAGTCGCTGTGCCAGCACGGTGTTAGCCTGTGCCAAGCCCGGTTCCTCTGAATGATGTCTGTGAGAAGCTTCATTTTACCGGAAACGGCATGGGAACCGGGCTTCTTTCTTTTGGCGGGTCAGTTAACCGGACAGTAGTGGGCGTAAACCGCTGTATCGGATAAAACACTTGATCCATTGAAGATAGGTCTTCTCTGTTCTGAGGCTGCATCCATTCAGCCGCATGAATCTGGAGACTTGATTGATGAAAGGTCTTTTGCTCATGCTTCTGCCTCTCTCTATAAGTCTGTATGTATGAACAGTATAATCAAGTCGGAGAGAAAATCCATGCGCGTATTTCCAGAGAGCTTGCGCATTTTTTCGGTTGGTGTTAGCGTAACCTCATGAAATACCTGCCCTCCTTTCGCAACAAATCGTGCCACCAGAAAAACGCGCATGCGCATGAATAAACTGTTATGTGTTTCTTGCGGGGATGTGAATCGCGTTGAAGATGAGGGTAATCGAGGTTCTAGTAGTTATATTCATTTTATTAACTTTAAAATACTTGAGACTCTATATCTCCCATAACTTAATAATAAATCTAAAAAAACTTCTAATTCTTTATCAATGCCTATAAAAACAATAAGATAACACCCATCTCCTGTTACCTTAAACGCTTGATTTACTAGGTTTTGTTGTTTTAAAAACTCATCAAACTTCACGAAGTCTCTTGTATCCATGAAAACTGTTATAAAGTGTTGCTTAAGATTATCTTGCTTGATGGTGTAACCCGATATAATGCCTAAGTCTTCCATCTGTTTTACACGGGTTGCCACAGCTTGTCCTGTTAAGTGAACTTTCTTTCCAATATCTTGCCAACTCATTCTGCCATTTTGCTTAAGGCAATCCAGTATTTTTGTATTCATCTTATCCAAAGTATTAATCCTTTCATAATGTAAGTAATGGCACTAAATGTCTTTCGTTATGCAATTCTTTAAAAAAAATCCCTCTGTATTATTACTCACTTAATCAATTCTACAGAGAGAAATGAAATGAAAGAAGCACTATTAATTATCGACTTGCAAAATGACTATTTTTGTGGTGGCAAAATGGAACTTGAAGGGGTGGAAGAAGCGTTAAATAAAACGAATGAGTTAATTTCATATGCAAGAACTCATGAATATGAAATATTTTTCATTCAGCATTTTTCTACAAGAGAAGGGGCAACGTTCTTTATACCTGAAACAAAAGGTGTAGAGCTCCATGAAAGTCTGGATTTTACTAATGATACAATTATCAAAAAAAATTATCCAAACAGCTTTAGAGAAACGAGCCTACAAGAACATTTGGACAAAGAAAAAATAAAAGAGTTAATTATTTGCGGTGCAATGACTCATATGTGCATTGAATCAACGGTGAGAGCTGGATTTGATCTTGGGTATAAAATTACATTAGCTTCAGATGCCTGTGCTACTAGGTCATTAAACTATAACCAACAAACTATAAAGGCAAAAGATGTACAATTAAGTTGCATAGCTTCATTAAATGGAATATTTTGCCAAGCTAAATTGGTGAAAGAGATAAACACATAACAAGTTGCTTAAACGGAATAAAAACAGTTGGCCATCGCTTCGCGATTATAGCCAACCATTTTTATCCGCTTAGCAAGGCGTTATTTCAATGCCATTAACTTAAGCCTGTTGAAAGAGATCTCAATCTCCTCCATTGTCACCGGCTAACTCCTGATAACTCGATAAACCAACGTGACTCCTGACCAACTACAGAACATTGTCGGCCATCTCATTGATCAGCTTGAGACCGACATCTTTCGAGAAAAAGCCCGGCGCACCCACTCAGATTTCATTCGTGACCGCCGCCTGCCACTGAAAGATCTGATTCTGCTGCTATTGAGCAACATGACCTCATCGATTGATCATGAACTGTTTCGTTATCTTCCCGAGCAGGACATGCCCGTTTCTGCCGCTGCATTTTGCAAACAACGCGACAAGCTCAACCCGGAGGCACTGGCATACCTCAATCGCCTGATGGTCAATCAAGTGCCAGAACAACGGCGTAACGGATTGCGATGGCTAGCGATTGATGGCACCACATTAAACCTGCCCAACCATGTGTCAACCTGCCAGGTATATTGCCCGATGAGATTAGGAATCTGTATTTGGCGTTGGAATGATAAGATTGACAATGATTGCCAAATAATGTCATCTTGGAAGTGTAGTAGTTGATTGTTTCTAAAAGAAAGGCGGTTTCCATGGCGACAATGAATATTTCTTTACCTGACCAGATGCGCGATTGGGTTGAGTTGCAGATCGACAGTGGTCTTTACTCTAACAACAGTGATTATGTGCGTGATTTGATCCGTAAAGATCAACAGCGCAACCACAAAATTCAAGCGATGCAACAAGCCATTGATGAAGGTTTGCAGAGCGGTACGCCCAAACCGTTCAATAAACAGGCATTTAAGACGCGTATGGAAGAAAGCGTTAAGAATGCGTGAAGCCCTGCTATACCCGCAAGCGGAAGCTGATCTTGAAAGTATTTGGCGTTATACCCAGTCAACGTGGGGTACAGCGCAGGCTAACCGTTATATTGATGAATTTGATGAGAACTTCGCAGTTCTGGCTGATAATCCGCTGATTTGCCGAGAGCGCACGGAATACACGCCCACACTTCGTATTTACCGTCATGCTCACCATCTTATTGTATATGTTCACACCGAGACGACGCTGGAAGTGATCCGTATCCTGCATGAAAACATGGATGTTGATCGCCAACTGAACGTGGACGATCTAACGGAAATGTAGCTAATCAAGGCGTTAGCTTAGGCTCGAATTTCTCCTGCACTCCTTGCTGTATCTGTTGATACTGTTCAATATCCCTATTCAGGGATTGCCCCCGCGTTTGATCAAAATTCTCTAGCCGTTCGATGCGTTGCTGCATGGTGCGCTTAAATCCAGCGGTCGCTATCGCAACGCCAGTGAAGCGGTCAGAGCGGGTTTGCGCTTATTAGAAGAACAAGAAACGGAATATCAGACCAAGCTTGAAGCATTGCGTCACGCTCTGAAAGAGGGTGAAGAAAGTCGAGAAAGCCAGCTAAGCCATGAAGAGCTGATTGCTCAAGCGAAAGCAGGATTACATGACGCTTAGCATTACCTGTTCTGGCAAAGCCTCTCAATACGTGATCAAAATCTATCAAGATACCGCTAAGCAATGGGGCATCAATTAAGCCGATAAATATGATGGCGGCTTGGTCAACACGTTAAGGCTGCTGCAAAATAACCCGCACAGGGATAGGGATGGATGCTCGTTGTTATTGTTGTGATGCAAACCTGATTGTTGTTCAGTGTAATCAATTTTGATTGGCTGGCTGTCGTTATTTTTGGGGGACAGGCAAGGGCAGGGCAAGCAAGGGTGGGAGCCGTATTTATATCGGTGACAAACCCTCCTGCGTGGATATATCCCGGTAGAAGGTGGCTTGCCGCCGATATGGGTGGGGATTGGTGGTCAGTGGTGTTGGTTACTGTACGGCGTCCAGCACTTTGCGGAAGGTGGCAACGTCTTCGGCGCTGAACTGGCCAAATACGTCAGTCTGACGGTCGTTAGCTACTTTCCATAAGGTGGCTGCCTGTTCGATACCGGCGCTGGTCAGGCTGAGAATGTCGTCGCTGGCGGCAATCCATTCTTTGCGTTTGAGGGTGTCCAATGCGGCTTTCAAATCCTGATCCGGCATGCCAATACGTTGTTCCAGTTCACTGGCGGCGAGGCTGCCGAAGTCGTTCAGGGTCATGATCATGCGGGCTTCGATGGTGCGCAGGCCGGTGGCCAGTTGCAGCGGTTGGTAGCTGGCCTGGTAACGCTTCACTGCCTGAATCATCTGGTAGTAGAGGTTGTCGTGCAGACGCTGGGCGTTTTTCTCTTCGCCTTTGCTGGAGGCGTCAGAATCTTTCGGTTTGACTCCGGCGTGGGGTATCACGGCGGAGTAGGCTCCGCCGTGGTACAGCAATGGGGCGCGGCCAATGTCGTCGAAGGCGACGACGTTACCGATCAGAATCCAGTGGTCGCCACCGTCGATACGCTGGTAGTTTTCGCACTGAAAACGGGCGGCACAGTCGGGTAACAGAGGTGCGTTACCCAGACCTTTTTCGTAGTCGATGCGGGCAAATTTGTCGTCGGACGGACGGGCAAAGTGATTCGACAGGTTGATCTGATCGGCGGCCAGCACGTTGACAGCAAAGTGGCTGGCTTGCTCGAAAATATCGACGCTGGCGGAGGTTTTCATGATGCTCCACAGCACCAGTGCCGGGTCGAGGGAGACCGAGTTAAAGCTGTTGGCGGTGACGCCGGTTTGTACGCCGTTCGGGGTGCAGGCGGTAATGACGGTGACGCCGGTGGCGAAGTTGCCGAGGGCGCGGCGGAAGGCTTTGGGGTCGAAGTCGGTGGCGGTTTGTGTGGCTGACATGGTGAGTATCCTGTGCTGGCGCAGTGGTGCGCAGTGCGCACCCTGAGGCGTAAATTTCTTGTTCCTACGCTCCGCGTGGTAATGCGCGGGGCGAATTGGGCCTAGGAGTCTGTCGGGCTTAGGGCTGCTCTACTGCGGTAAAGCTGAATCTGGCTCTTTTTTGAGCAAATTCTGGTTAAGTTAAATAGAACCATTATTCGCCTCAAATTTGCGCAAAAATGGCTCAAACCAGTCTTTCCCTCGCGACGAACGCCTAAGTCCTACAGGCTCCTAGCTCAGTGTCGGGTTGGTCCAGCCATTCAGATCGTAGTCTTCCATGCATTGCTGCGACAGCTGCCGCATCTTGGCCATACTGCCAGTGGCGCGAGCCGATCCCAGGCATTGCAGGCGAATAGCATCGGCAGTGCCCGCGTAGTTGAGTTCATACAGATGATGACGCCCACCAAATTCAGAGCCAACGGCATCCCACAGCAATTTCATGATCTTGATGCGTTCGAGGTGTGAAATATCACCTGAGCCGCGACAGTAACGAGCCAGATCCGTGTTCAACTGCGGATTTTTCAGATCCAGATGACTGCCCGGCAAATAGATCAGGCCGCTGGCGGCGGTGGTCTTGATGATGTGGCAAATCTTGTCGTACGCCATGGGAGCGAAGGCGCGATAGTTGAAAGCCGATTCCGTGGGGGGCAGCCAGGCACCGGATTTCCATTCTTCGGCGGCCAGGCACATATGATCGGTGATAGACCAGAACAGGTTGCGCCAGGCGACCACCTCGCCCAGTTCGGCACCTACATTACGGAAATCGATGGCACCGGTGCATTCCAGCGCCTGCTCCAGCAGACCGGCCATAAAGTCGAGCTTTACCGCAAACCGGGTACAGGCCTGCAACGGGTAAAGACGCCCAAAACCGGCGGCAAATCCCCATTGCATCAGCTTTTGTTTGTCTTTGTAGATCAGTACGTCTTCCCATGGAATAAACACATTCTCCAGAATCAGGATGGCGTCGTTTTCATCAAAACGGGACGACAGTGGATAGTCGAATGGCGACGCAGTGTCGGTCGCATTTTTTTCATACGAAACCCGAGAAATCAGTTTTACGCCGTTGGCATTCATCGGAGTAATAAACAGCAGGGCAAAATCCGGGTCATCACCAATGTCTTGTACGGCAGTCTGACCAATAAAGTTGTAATGGGTCAGTGCCGAGTTGGTCGCCACTACCTTGGCACCGTTGACGTAAATCCCGTCACTGGTTTCACGAGTGACATGAACATAAACATCCTTGACCTCATCGCTAGGCTTATTGCGGTCGATCGGCGGGTTAACAATCGCGTGGTTCAAATACAGACAGTTTTCCTGAATACGCTGGTACCAGGTACGGGCGTTATCGGCAAAGTCACCATAAAACTCCGGGTTGGCACCCAGAACATCCCCAAAGGCGGCTTTATAGTCGGCAGTACGACCCATCCAGCCATAACTCATACGCGCCCATTCCGCGATGGCATCCCGCTGTTCCAACAATTCCTGTGGTGAGCGGGCGTAACGGAAAAACTTGTGCGTATAACCGCCATTGCCGGTATCCGTCGCCCAGCACAGTTTGTCTTTGGTTTCCTCAGCGTGCAAAGCATCGTACATGGCGGCAACCGACGCAGCGGCATTCTTGAAGGCCGGATGCGCGGTGACATTCTCGACCCGCTCACCGGCGTAATACACCTCACGGCCATCGTTCAGGCTGGCAAGAAACTCCGCACCATTAAACGGACGTCCGGTTTGCTGGATATGACTTTCAGGTTTCATCTGAGTGCTCCGTATTATTGTTGTTTGATCGTGATGACGAAGCACAGGTTACTGAAAAGCCGGGTGGGGGAATGTCCTCAGAAAATGGGGACACAAAACACCGACGTCGTCCGGGATTCACGCAGGAGGTGACTTGCCGCCGACACGACGTGCCATTGGTCAGTGTTACTGGAAGGTGTTTGGTCATAAACGATGGCCCGTTGTTCGCTACTGCTAGAAAAACTCGCCTTTCGTATAAAGTTCACGGATCATCGTGCCAAGCGATACGGATCCAATTGGTTTGGTGGCATATGTTGACCAAACGCTGCGTATATATTAAATATTCAATAAAATCATTAGGTTAGGTTCTTTTGAGCAGATGCGATACTCAAAAAAATAGCGGCGTTGCAATGAATCGTTATGCACTTACTAAAAATAATCGCCTTGAATGTAAAGGGATCATCTATTTAATCCTGCACCGCCAGATATGGGCCATTGCCAACGATGTCCGAGGCGCAGTCGACGGCTGGGATTTCAAGCTCGACAAGTTCGATACCCTAACCAACTCAATCAGCGAGGGCTTGACCCGTGAAATCAAGCTACCGGGATCAGCTGTTGAGTTTCCCCAAGCCAGACACGGCCACCGTCGCCCAATAAAGGAAGTAGCCCATGAGCCGAGCGTTGACCCTGCAAGATCAGGCCACTGAATTTCTGCTGTATACCGCACCGGATGCCATTGTGGCGTTGTTACAGGCCAGCAGTCATCTGACCCGTCAGCCGCTGGCGGAGATCACCGGTAAAGACATTCAATACGTTCGCCGCTGGGAGGTAAAGGACGCCTACCAGAGCGAAGATGAGCTTGAGCGGGATCTGATCCGGGATTTACAGAATCAGGATACGCAGGTGGTGGCGAGGATATTAGATGGGGTTAATGGAGCGGTTACGAAAATGTGGTAGAACAGCGATGGTTGTTTGCAAAAAAAGGACACAAAATAAGGTAGGCGTGTGCCATGTTTGTGGCGTTGTTCGTTTGATGGTCATGCCGGATTGCTGAGGACGATAATAAAGAAATCTGTGTGGCGGGGATATTTTGGAGAAGCAGCTGCGGATTCTCTTATTTATACCAAGTGTGTCGGTTATGCTGTAGAGGGCATCTATTTAATCCGGCAGCCCCCCAGGGAGCGGGTTGCCGCCGTCCAGAGCGGTGTTGTCGAATGTGAAAAGGACTCGTCATTTCGCTGCATTCGCTGCCTTGCTCTGATCACCGGCAACACTCGCGCAGCGTCGTGCCGGATTAAATAGATGTCTCCTGTAAATATAAGAAAATTGTTAACATGAAAATAAAGGGTTGTTTATGAGTGATGATAAGTCTTGTTGGTTCAAAGAGCCGGATATCGAAGAATTGAATTTCTTGGCAAAAGGCACTGCTAACGAACGTGTTGGTATTGAGATTACAGAAGCTGGCAATGATTATTTAAAAGGCCGAATGGAGGTCAATGAGAAAACCCGGCAACCGGCTGGTGTTCTTCATGGTGGCATGTCGGTTGTTCTGGCAGAAACGCTCGCTTCCTGGGGGGCTGCATGTGCCGTTGATCCTTCTAAATATCATTGTGTTGGTCAAGAAATCAACGCGAACCATATTCGTGCCGTCGATTCAGGATGGGTCTACGGTGTCGCGAAACCGTTGCATATTGGGCGAAAGACACATGTTTGGGAAGTGCGTATTCGAAATGAAGGTGAAAAGCTGGTCTGTGTTTCTCGCGTGACGATTGCCGTGCTTGAGACTCCGTCACAGTATAAGCCACAGGATAACAATATGGCTTAAATGCAGCCTTATATAGGCATTCGGATTCTTTCTGCAGGAGGGCGCAAGCGCTTTTCTGCAGGAGGTCGCAAGTATCCTGCACATCGTTATCGGCCGATGAGTTAATGGCATTACATCGCCAACGATTGCATCAAATTCAGGAATCCTTTCACCGACACAAGGCAAATAACTGCGCCCGCGAGCAAATACCGAGCTTGTCGTAGGCGCGTTTTTTGTAGGTCACTACGCTGCTGGGGGAAATGGTCAGGTCGTGGGCAATGGTTTCGGATTTTTTGCCTGCCAGTACGGCTTCACACACCTGGCGTTCGCGTTCCGATAAAAACGCCAGCGGCCCCTGATTGAGCAGTTGGTTGTTCAGCAGGTAATGTTTGCTGACCAGCAGGGCAAGCAGCCGTGCAATACCTTGCTCTTGTTGCTGGCTGTTGTTGAATAATGGTCTGAAATAGCCGCGACGGCTGTAGAGATTGATGTAGTAGTTGCCGCTGTCTGAGTGGCAAATCACGGACCATTTGTCGAGAAAACCTGGCTGTTCAAAAAAACGATTGCGGTAGTGCAGCCCCATGTTGCCACTGAGAACACCATAATGTTCGGTAATCAGTTGGTCTGGTTGGCAGTGACGTAGCTTGTCGAAGTTCGGGTCGTGGAGGTACTGGCGCTCGGAAATATAGGCCATGGCCAGCTGGCGGGCTGAGGCGTCGTGGCTGAAGTCTTTGTACAGCAGCGTACTGACGTGTTCGCCATCGGGGCAGAAAAAGATCATGCATTGGTCGCTGAGTAGCTGGTGTTGTAGCCAGTTGAGAAAGTGGTCGAAGAACGCCGGGGTGCCCAGCGATTCCAGCAGCGTCAGTTGTTGCTCGGTGGGTGGCGTGACTATTGGCTGATCCATAGGGATGGATGCTCGTTGTTATTGTTGTGATGCAAACCTGATTGTTGTTCAGTGTAATCAATTTTGACTGGCTGGCTGTCGTTATTTTTGGGGGACAGGCAAGGGCAGGGCAAGCAAGGGTGGGAGCCGTATTTATATCGGTGGCAAACCCTCCTGCGTGGATATATCCCGGTAGAAGGTGGCTTGCCGCCGATATGGGTG from the Candidatus Thalassolituus haligoni genome contains:
- a CDS encoding PaaI family thioesterase, whose protein sequence is MSDDKSCWFKEPDIEELNFLAKGTANERVGIEITEAGNDYLKGRMEVNEKTRQPAGVLHGGMSVVLAETLASWGAACAVDPSKYHCVGQEINANHIRAVDSGWVYGVAKPLHIGRKTHVWEVRIRNEGEKLVCVSRVTIAVLETPSQYKPQDNNMA
- a CDS encoding helix-turn-helix transcriptional regulator; the encoded protein is MDQPIVTPPTEQQLTLLESLGTPAFFDHFLNWLQHQLLSDQCMIFFCPDGEHVSTLLYKDFSHDASARQLAMAYISERQYLHDPNFDKLRHCQPDQLITEHYGVLSGNMGLHYRNRFFEQPGFLDKWSVICHSDSGNYYINLYSRRGYFRPLFNNSQQQEQGIARLLALLVSKHYLLNNQLLNQGPLAFLSERERQVCEAVLAGKKSETIAHDLTISPSSVVTYKKRAYDKLGICSRAQLFALCR